Proteins encoded together in one Mannheimia haemolytica window:
- a CDS encoding YcaO-like family produces MSEQTFITGKDAALEDSIATFQHKLKTLGFNIEEASWLNPVPNVWSVHIRDADCPQCFSNGKGASKKAALASALGEYFERLSTNYFWADFYLGQEIANSEFVHYPTEKWFPIDDEAIPPMEMMDEFLWEYFDPNGEITPELLVDLQSGNYERGIVALPYVRQSDNETVYIPQSIIGNLFVSNGMSAGNTKNEARVQGLSEVFERFVKNRIITEAISLPEIPQSVIDGYPTIKASIEKLEQEGFPILCYDASLGGEFPVICVILLNPQNGTCFASFGAHPNFQVAFERTVTELLQGRSLKDLDVFAPPSFNNEDVADHANLETHFIDSSGLISWDLFKRDADYPFVHWDFSGTTEQEFNNMMAIFNKHNQPVYIMDYEHLGVYACRILAPGMSNIYPSDDLVYANNNMGMDWREILLDLPHFHHDAETYQELLDELDEQSIDDLTRVREFIGVVAEKGSAMQTLRIGELKSMLHLALGNLEQALDWANWTANMNASVFSAERNNYYRCLIQSIELFLDEEREAEQYRMVFEKMYGKQAVEAAWGAIQGGNPFHGLTASDESLENMTAHQKLLNAYRKVQKAKVNPIAR; encoded by the coding sequence ATGTCAGAACAAACTTTTATTACCGGTAAAGATGCTGCGCTTGAAGACAGCATTGCGACCTTTCAGCATAAATTAAAAACCTTAGGTTTTAATATTGAAGAAGCCTCTTGGTTAAATCCTGTTCCGAATGTGTGGTCGGTGCATATTCGTGATGCAGACTGCCCGCAATGTTTTTCTAACGGTAAGGGAGCAAGCAAAAAAGCCGCTCTTGCCTCTGCATTAGGTGAGTATTTTGAGCGTTTATCTACCAACTATTTCTGGGCAGATTTTTATTTAGGCCAAGAAATTGCTAATAGTGAATTTGTACATTATCCAACCGAAAAATGGTTCCCGATTGATGATGAAGCCATTCCCCCAATGGAGATGATGGACGAGTTTTTATGGGAATATTTTGATCCGAATGGTGAAATCACACCGGAATTATTGGTTGATTTGCAATCAGGGAATTATGAGCGTGGGATTGTTGCCCTACCTTATGTTCGCCAATCTGACAATGAAACGGTTTACATTCCACAAAGCATTATCGGCAACCTGTTTGTTTCAAACGGTATGTCGGCAGGCAACACAAAAAATGAAGCTCGAGTGCAGGGCTTATCCGAAGTGTTCGAGCGTTTTGTCAAAAACCGTATTATCACAGAAGCAATCAGCTTGCCGGAAATTCCGCAAAGTGTGATTGACGGTTATCCGACTATCAAAGCCTCTATCGAGAAACTAGAGCAAGAAGGCTTCCCAATTTTATGCTATGACGCGTCATTAGGCGGAGAATTTCCAGTTATTTGCGTGATTTTATTAAATCCGCAAAATGGTACTTGTTTTGCCTCTTTTGGTGCTCACCCGAATTTCCAAGTGGCGTTCGAGCGTACTGTAACTGAACTATTACAAGGCCGTAGTTTAAAAGATTTAGATGTGTTTGCTCCGCCTTCATTTAATAATGAAGATGTGGCAGATCACGCGAACCTTGAGACACACTTTATTGATTCAAGCGGTCTAATTTCTTGGGATCTTTTCAAACGTGATGCGGATTATCCGTTCGTGCATTGGGATTTCTCAGGTACAACCGAGCAAGAATTTAATAATATGATGGCGATTTTCAACAAGCATAATCAGCCTGTGTATATTATGGATTATGAGCATTTGGGCGTGTACGCTTGCCGTATTCTTGCGCCGGGTATGTCAAATATCTATCCAAGCGATGATTTGGTCTATGCCAATAACAATATGGGTATGGATTGGCGTGAAATCTTGTTAGATTTACCACATTTCCATCACGATGCTGAAACTTACCAAGAACTGCTTGATGAATTAGATGAGCAAAGCATTGATGATTTAACCCGTGTGCGTGAATTTATTGGTGTGGTGGCAGAGAAAGGCTCTGCAATGCAAACATTGCGTATCGGTGAGCTTAAATCGATGCTGCATTTAGCTTTAGGTAACTTAGAGCAAGCCTTAGACTGGGCAAACTGGACAGCGAATATGAATGCAAGCGTATTCTCAGCAGAACGTAATAATTATTACCGCTGCTTAATCCAATCGATTGAGTTGTTCTTAGATGAAGAGCGTGAGGCAGAACAATATCGTATGGTATTTGAAAAAATGTACGGTAAACAAGCGGTTGAAGCTGCTTGGGGTGCAATCCAAGGCGGTAACCCGTTCCACGGTTTAACTGCATCGGACGAATCGCTTGAAAATATGACTGCACATCAGAAATTACTGAACGCTTATCGCAAAGTGCAAAAAGCGAAAGTAAATCCGATTGCGAGATAA
- the cmoB_1 gene encoding tRNA (mo5U34)-methyltransferase has protein sequence MIDFRPFYQQISTSPLSAWLETLPLQLKQWEKTTHADYAKWAKVADFLPNSTACINLKDKVESIPSKPLSEGEIKQITHHLKQLMPWRKGPYHLHGIHIDTEWRSDFKWDRVLPHLAPLAGRTILDVGCGSGYHMWRMVGEGAKLVVGIDPTELFLCQFEAVRKLLGNDRRANLIPLGIEQMQPLAAFDTVFSMGVLYHRKSPLDHLSQLKAQLVKGGELVLETLVIDGDINDVLVPADRYAKMKNVYFIPSVAALINWLEKVGFKNVRCVDEAITTLEEQRKTDWLENESLVDFLDPNDHSKTIEGYPAPKRAVILANA, from the coding sequence ATGATCGACTTCCGTCCTTTTTATCAACAAATTTCCACCTCGCCTCTTTCAGCTTGGCTGGAAACCCTTCCGTTGCAACTTAAACAATGGGAAAAAACCACCCATGCTGACTATGCTAAATGGGCAAAAGTTGCAGATTTTTTACCAAATTCGACCGCTTGTATTAACTTAAAAGACAAGGTTGAGTCTATTCCAAGCAAGCCTTTATCTGAAGGTGAAATCAAGCAAATTACCCACCACTTAAAACAGCTTATGCCGTGGCGTAAAGGCCCTTATCACTTACACGGCATTCATATTGATACTGAATGGCGTTCAGACTTCAAATGGGATCGTGTTTTACCCCACCTTGCTCCACTTGCAGGTAGAACGATTTTAGACGTTGGTTGTGGTAGCGGTTATCATATGTGGCGAATGGTTGGCGAAGGAGCAAAACTGGTGGTGGGCATTGACCCAACCGAGCTTTTCCTTTGTCAATTTGAAGCGGTAAGAAAACTACTCGGCAATGACAGACGAGCTAATCTGATTCCGCTCGGCATTGAACAAATGCAACCCTTGGCAGCCTTTGATACCGTCTTTTCTATGGGCGTACTTTATCATCGCAAATCACCGCTTGACCATCTTTCCCAACTCAAAGCCCAATTAGTTAAAGGTGGGGAACTGGTGTTAGAAACGCTGGTAATTGATGGCGATATTAATGATGTTTTAGTACCGGCTGATCGCTACGCAAAAATGAAAAATGTCTATTTTATTCCTTCTGTTGCTGCACTCATTAATTGGCTGGAAAAAGTCGGTTTTAAAAACGTGCGTTGTGTAGATGAAGCAATCACAACACTTGAAGAACAGCGTAAAACCGATTGGTTGGAAAATGAAAGTTTGGTGGACTTTTTAGATCCGAACGATCATAGTAAAACGATTGAAGGCTACCCTGCTCCGAAGCGGGCGGTGATTTTAGCGAATGCTTAA
- a CDS encoding Superfamily II helicase codes for MEEHTIQSFYAHSGKLSDHSDWQTLLSHANNVGLLAAEFAVPFASQEIARCTGLLHDLGKYSERYQKRLHGGERVNHSTAGAKIAVERWGPLGKMMAFCIAGHHAGLANGSGEGKNRSTLTQRLQEQFGYGHKDLPVLDAIWQQELNLPEKLPLPPLKPSKNEPFFSYAFFIRMLYSCLVDADFLDTEAFYANLEKRPLERGNYPNLTALHQQFNQFIAQFRERITIQTPNTQETQCKAEVNRLRSEILDYAVSQAKQETGLFSLTVPTGGGKTFTSMAFALEHAKQHGLRRIIYVIPFTSIIEQNAAEFRKAFGELGTEAVLEHHSTFDHDSLPDKSSRDKLKLASENWDAPIVVTTAVQFFESLFADRSSRCRKLHNIAGSVIILDEAQMLPLNLLRPIMAAIDELARNYQCSVVLCTATQPAIHQVNGFYKGFENVREIAPNPTALFEKLKRTTVKHIGIQTDVELQSKLADNSQMLIIVNNRRHARALYDSAKQLEGAYHLTTLMCAKHRSQTLTEIRLRLKQNLPCRVIATSLIEAGVDVDFPLVMRAEAGLDSVAQAAGRCNREGKRLAVESNVWVFQPEEQWKAPPELGLLSGCMRSTVQVHAEDLLTPQAINHYFQAVYEAKGKELDKPNILKACHDAGQSLNFPFQNIAEDFRMITSHLIPVIIPFDQEAENLIDRLRYADQVGGILRKLQPYTVQIPEKALAELCNAGRVETINETNFGKQFYCLIGMDLYDEVAGLSWEDVGFLREESLVL; via the coding sequence ATGGAAGAACATACTATTCAGTCTTTTTATGCCCATTCGGGGAAGCTTTCAGATCATTCAGATTGGCAAACTTTACTCAGCCACGCCAATAATGTCGGCTTGCTTGCCGCCGAATTTGCTGTGCCGTTTGCTTCACAAGAAATTGCCCGCTGCACGGGGCTATTGCACGATTTGGGCAAATATAGTGAACGTTATCAAAAGCGTTTACACGGTGGAGAACGGGTAAATCACTCCACTGCCGGTGCCAAAATTGCAGTAGAGCGTTGGGGGCCTCTGGGCAAAATGATGGCGTTTTGCATTGCAGGACACCACGCTGGGTTAGCAAATGGTTCTGGAGAAGGGAAAAATCGTTCTACACTCACACAACGTTTGCAAGAGCAATTTGGCTATGGTCATAAAGATCTACCGGTACTTGACGCCATTTGGCAGCAAGAACTTAATTTGCCTGAAAAATTGCCCTTACCACCGTTAAAGCCTTCTAAAAACGAACCTTTCTTTTCTTACGCCTTTTTTATCCGAATGCTCTATTCTTGCCTTGTCGATGCCGACTTTCTTGATACAGAAGCTTTTTATGCCAATCTCGAAAAAAGACCGCTTGAACGAGGAAATTACCCCAATTTAACCGCACTCCATCAGCAATTTAATCAATTTATTGCACAATTTAGGGAGCGAATTACCATTCAAACGCCTAATACGCAGGAAACACAATGTAAAGCGGAAGTAAACCGCTTGCGGAGTGAAATTTTGGATTATGCTGTATCTCAAGCGAAACAGGAAACAGGCTTGTTTTCTCTGACTGTGCCAACCGGTGGTGGCAAAACTTTTACCTCGATGGCATTTGCCCTTGAACACGCCAAACAGCATGGTTTACGCCGTATTATATACGTTATTCCGTTTACCAGCATTATTGAACAAAATGCTGCGGAATTTCGTAAAGCTTTTGGTGAATTGGGAACAGAGGCGGTATTGGAACATCACAGCACTTTTGATCACGATAGCCTACCTGATAAATCAAGCCGAGATAAGCTGAAATTGGCATCAGAAAATTGGGATGCGCCGATTGTCGTCACCACAGCCGTACAATTCTTTGAAAGTTTGTTTGCCGACCGTTCTTCACGTTGCCGCAAATTGCACAACATCGCCGGCAGCGTGATTATTTTGGACGAAGCCCAAATGCTGCCGTTGAATTTATTACGCCCAATTATGGCTGCGATTGATGAATTAGCTCGCAATTATCAATGTTCGGTAGTGCTTTGCACAGCGACACAACCCGCTATTCATCAAGTGAACGGTTTTTATAAAGGATTTGAAAATGTGCGAGAAATTGCCCCTAATCCAACCGCACTTTTTGAAAAATTGAAACGTACTACGGTAAAGCATATCGGTATTCAAACAGATGTGGAATTGCAAAGCAAACTCGCAGATAACTCACAAATGCTGATAATTGTGAATAACCGCCGTCATGCCCGAGCGTTATATGATTCAGCGAAACAGTTAGAGGGAGCTTATCACCTCACCACGCTAATGTGTGCTAAACACCGCTCACAAACGCTGACTGAAATTCGTCTTCGCCTAAAACAAAATCTACCTTGCCGAGTGATTGCCACTTCTTTAATTGAGGCTGGCGTTGATGTCGATTTTCCACTGGTTATGCGAGCGGAGGCAGGACTAGATTCAGTGGCTCAAGCAGCAGGGCGTTGCAACCGAGAGGGAAAACGTTTAGCTGTAGAAAGCAATGTTTGGGTTTTCCAACCGGAAGAGCAGTGGAAAGCTCCGCCAGAGTTGGGGCTACTTTCTGGCTGTATGCGTTCAACGGTTCAGGTTCACGCAGAAGATCTACTTACTCCGCAAGCAATCAATCATTATTTCCAAGCCGTATATGAAGCGAAAGGAAAAGAACTGGATAAACCCAATATTTTAAAGGCGTGTCACGATGCAGGGCAAAGCCTCAATTTCCCATTCCAAAACATAGCAGAAGATTTCCGAATGATCACAAGCCATTTAATTCCGGTGATTATCCCCTTCGACCAAGAAGCCGAAAACCTTATTGACCGTTTACGCTATGCGGATCAAGTGGGCGGTATTTTAAGAAAACTCCAACCTTACACAGTACAAATACCAGAAAAAGCATTAGCCGAACTTTGTAACGCAGGTAGGGTTGAAACCATTAATGAAACCAACTTTGGCAAACAGTTTTACTGCTTAATTGGAATGGATTTGTATGATGAAGTGGCGGGGTTGAGTTGGGAGGATGTGGGGTTTTTGAGAGAAGAAAGTTTAGTGTTATAA
- a CDS encoding CRISPR-associated protein Cas5, subtype I-C/DVULG produces MPNKIKLHIWGDYACFTRPEMKVERVSYDVITPSAARGILAAVHWKPAMRWVIDKIYVLKPIQFESVRRNELGSKISATKISGAMKRKTVADLYTVIEDDRQQRAATVLKNVGYVIEAHAVLTKMAGEAETVTKHIEMFKRRAKKGQCFQQPCMGVREFAANFALIDDDEPLPECFLAENEQDRDLGWMLHDIDFEHGNQPRFFRAEMKNGVIDVPPFYAEEVKS; encoded by the coding sequence ATGCCAAACAAAATCAAGCTCCATATTTGGGGCGATTATGCCTGTTTTACCCGTCCTGAAATGAAGGTAGAGCGGGTGTCTTATGATGTGATTACGCCGTCTGCGGCACGGGGGATTTTGGCGGCGGTGCATTGGAAGCCGGCGATGCGATGGGTGATTGATAAAATTTATGTCTTAAAACCGATTCAGTTTGAGTCTGTTCGCCGTAATGAGTTAGGCAGTAAAATTTCTGCCACTAAAATCAGTGGGGCAATGAAACGTAAAACAGTGGCGGATTTATATACCGTGATTGAAGATGACCGCCAACAACGTGCTGCCACTGTGCTGAAAAATGTCGGTTATGTGATCGAAGCTCACGCAGTGCTGACCAAAATGGCAGGCGAGGCAGAAACCGTCACCAAGCATATTGAAATGTTTAAACGCCGTGCGAAAAAGGGGCAATGCTTCCAACAGCCTTGTATGGGTGTGCGTGAATTTGCGGCAAATTTTGCCTTGATTGATGACGATGAACCGTTACCTGAGTGTTTTTTGGCAGAAAATGAGCAAGATCGGGATTTAGGCTGGATGTTGCACGACATTGATTTTGAGCACGGTAATCAGCCTCGTTTCTTCCGTGCTGAAATGAAAAATGGTGTGATTGATGTGCCGCCATTTTATGCTGAGGAGGTGAAATCATGA